Proteins encoded within one genomic window of Cyprinus carpio isolate SPL01 chromosome B22, ASM1834038v1, whole genome shotgun sequence:
- the plcd4a gene encoding 1-phosphatidylinositol 4,5-bisphosphate phosphodiesterase delta-4, with the protein MTERQMASTERSLRIQADDDLKSMFVGTVMRKIKSRTWKKQRYFRLQEDCMTIWYKSKKAGNTHSTFSVGDVEAVREGHQSEVLLSIADEFPPDRCFTLVFRGRRGNLDLVAESAGEAQSWIKGIRKLIDNLENMGQREKLDQWICDWFKKADKNRDGQMNFKEVQDLLKMMNVDMNEHHALRLFTTADKSQSGTLEDDEFVLFYKMLTQREDVLRVFQEYSGDGQKLTLQDLKDFLREEQLREDGVQQYALKLIERYEPSDTARMLQVMTFDGFLMYLTSPEGSIFNPTMVELYQDMTQPLCHYFISSSHNTYLLEDQIRGHSSVEGYIRALKRGCRCVEVDCWDGPNEEPIVYHGHTFTSKIFFKDVVTVLGNYAFKASQYPVILSIENHCSVEQQKVMAQHLTQILGDKLLKTPLHGKFPIGLPSPEDLKGKILLKGKKIGGLEDSMNGVVDDSLMGEVSDEEETAEFNDDHHRNDSIRHRVKKSKQSLSKELSDCVVYCKSVHFSSFKHSQIHSKFYEISSFTESKARKHIREAGAEFVLHNARQLSRVYPSGLRTDSSNFNPQDMWNAGCQIVALNFQTAGVEMDLNDGLFCQNGHCGYVLKPAFMRNIDERFDPENPQNGGYKPLSLSIQVISGQQLPKVNIKEGSIIDPLVRVEIHGVPLDQAKQETRYIDNNGFNPVWYDTLQFTIHVPELALVRFVVEDYDKTSKNDFVGQFTLPFTCIQPGYRHIHLLSKDGTSIPPSSLFVHVRITKLT; encoded by the exons TTTCGGTGGGTGATGTGGAAGCTGTGCGGGAAGGGCACCAATCTGAGGTTCTGCTCAGCATTGCTGACGAGTTCCCACCTGACCGTTGCTTCACTCTTGTGTTCCGTGGTCGACGAGGCAACTTAGACCTAGTGGCCGAATCAGCAGGGGAAGCGCAATCATGGATTAAAGGGATACGCAAACTCATTGATAACCTGGAGAACATGGGGCAGAGAGAGAAACTAGACCA ATGGATCTGTGATTGGTTTAAAAAGGCAGACAAAAACAGAGATGGACAGATGAACTTTAAGGAGGTCCAAGATCTGTTGAAGATGATGAATGTGGACATGAACGAGCATCACGCTCTTCGTCTCTTTACG ACGGCAGACAAGTCTCAATCGGGAACTCTTGAAGATGATGAGTTTGTGCTGTTCTATAAGATGTTGACTCAGCGTGAGGATGTCCTGCGAGTGTTTCAGGAATATTCAGGCGACGGGCAGAAGTTAACACTCCAAGATCTGAAAGATTTCTTACGGGAGGAGCAGCTACGCGAGGACGGAGTTCAACAGTATGCACTAAAACTCATTGAACGCTATGAACCTTCAGACACAG CAAGAATGCTACAAGTGATGACGTTTGATGGTTTTCTGATGTACCTGACCTCACCAGAAGGCTCTATCTTCAACCCTACTATGGTGGAACTCTACCAGGACATGACTCAGCCTCTTTGTCATTACTTCATATCGTCTTCTCATAACACATACCTTTTGGAAGACCAAATTAGAGGACACAGCAGTGTGGAAGGCTATATACG agcacTGAAACGTGGCTGTCGATGTGTAGAAGTGGACTGCTGGGATGGACCAAATGAAGAACCAATTGTCTACCATGGACACACGTTCACCTCCAAGATCTTCTTCAAGGATGTTGTCACTGTGCTGGGCAACTATGCATTTAAA GCATCGCAGTACCCTGTCATCCTGTCCATTGAGAACCACTGCAGTGTAGAGCAGCAGAAAGTCATGGCCCAACACCTCACCCAGATCCTGGGAGACAAGCTGCTGAAAACCCCATTACATGGAAAGTTTCCCATCGGTCTCCCATCTCCTGAG gatctGAAAGGAAAGATTCTGTTGAAAGGAAAGAAGATAGGTGGATTAGAGGATAGCATGAATGGGGTGGTGGATGACTCTTTGATGGGAGAAGTGAGCGACGAAGAGGAGACTGCTGAATTTAATGATGACCATCATCGCAATGACAGCATACGGCATAGAGTCAAG AAATCCAAGCAGAGTCTCTCTAAAGAGCTGTCGGACTGTGTGGTTTACTGCAAGAGTGTCCACTTTAGCAGCTTTAAACATTCACAAATTCACTCCAAGTTTTACGAGATCTCCTCCTTCACGGAGTCTAAGGCCCGGAAACACATAAGGGAGGCAG GAGCAGAGTTTGTTCTCCACAATGCTCGTCAACTGAGCAGGGTTTACCCCAGTGGTTTGAGAACTGACTCATCCAACTTCAACCCACAGGACATGTGGAATGCAGGGTGCCAAATTG TTGCTCTGAACTTTCAGACCGCAGGTGTTGAAATGGATTTGAACGATGGCTTATTCTGTCAGAATGGACACTGTGGCTACGTACTGAAACCAGCATTCATGCGCAACATTGATGAGAGGTTTGACCCAGAAAACCCTCAAAATGGCGGTTACAAGCCGCTTAGCCTGTCTATTCAG GTTATCAGCGGCCAACAGCTTCCCAAGGTAAACATCAAGGAGGGCTCAATCATTGATCCCCTTGTTCGGGTGGAAATTCACGGCGTACCACTGGACCAGGCCAAGCAGGAAACCAGATACATTGACAACAACG GTTTTAACCCAGTATGGTATGATACACTTCAGTTCACAATTCACGTCCCTGAATTAGCGCTGGTACGGTTTGTCGTGGAGGACTATGATAAAACATCAAAGAATGACTTTGTGGGACAGTTCACTCTCCCTTTCACCTGTATTCAGCCAG GATATCGTCACATTCATCTCCTGTCTAAGGACGGCACCAGCATACCTCCTTCCTCGCTATTTGTTCATGTCCGGATTACTAAACTAACATAA